CAATGGAAGCGAAGCGACATGGACGAACTGACTCCCCGAAATCCAACCGCAGATGAACGGGATGGACGCAGATGAACGTCAGGATGGATCTAAAACCCGCGTCCGGACCGCCAACTTCGGCTCCAAAAGTCCGAGGCGTACGATGAAAACAAAGATTTTGCGTGAATCTGCGTCCATCCCGTTCATTTGACGAAGGATTCCGCATGGTCAGTTCGTCCATGTCGCTTCGCTTCCATTGCGGTTGAAAAATGCAGGTATCAGGGAACTGCCCATCCCTAATGTAGGAGCCCTGGGTGTCCCGGATCACCTCTTTATGGAAATGATTCCAGATTATCCCTCCGGGGACGGATGTCCGCGGAGGTACTTGGGAAAACCCGCAGGAGGAATATTTTCAGCGCCGGCGGCGCAGGCCCAGCAGCGCCAGGCCGCCCACCAGGGCGATCGCGGAGGACGGTTCCGGGATGACTTCCACGCTCACGGCCTGAATGCCGACATGGGAGCTGAGGTAGGTGTTGTCCGTGGTCAGCGTGTAGGTCAGGTTCAGGGCCTGGCCCGCGGTGTCCGGGCGGAAGTCGTAGGTGAAGAGCCCGAGATTTCTCGAGTCGTTGCCGTGGACCATCGTCAGGCTCGGCGTGGTGGCTCCCGGCAGCGTGGCCGTCATGGTGCCGGTGGCTCCCTGGCCGGTCACCCACACGCTCACGCGGTAGGTCAGGCTGGGATCCCCGAGGATCGAGAGAGAGACCCCATGGCCGACAGCGTTCAGGTCCCCGGCGATCACGCCGCCCATGGTGGCGGGGCCGAAGGTGGTGGCGGCACCGGTACCCCCGGTGAACGAAAACGTGGTGGTGGTACCGCCGACGCCACGGATGGAGGTGGCCGTCCCACCCACGCCGATGGCGCTGATGTAGCCCGCGTTGCCGACGGTGGGGCCTCCGGATTTCCGGGAGGACGCGTCAATCGTGCCGCCGCCGGTCGCGGTGGTGGTGGAGGTGTAGTTCCAGGCCGCCCAGCCCAAGGTCCCGCGTGCGGAAAGATCGATGTTCGCGCCCAGGCCGCTGCTCGTCACCGATCCGGTCAGGACGGCCGCACCGGCCATGGAGAAAGGCGCGCAGAACACGCAGCAGAAGAGGAGGGGTTTCATGACAAGGAACTTGTCCGGTGTGTACCCGCTGAAAGGCAGACCGGCAAGGTGAAACTCGGTCAGGGCCGGGACTGGAGGTGCCGGAAGATCGCGGGAAGATGCGATGGATTCCCGTCTGCAGAGGAGGAAGCGCTGCCCCGGAATCACCCGCCCGCGAACACCGGCCTGAAGCCCGCTTCCGTGAGGATGCGTTTCATTTCCTCCCGCTTGTCGCCCTGGATCTCGATGCAGCCGTCCTTGACGGTGCCGCCGACGCTGCAAGCCTTCTGCATCTTCTTCGCCAGCTCCTGCTTTTCCGCAAGGCTGATGCCGATGAAATTTTTCGCCACGGTGATGCCCTTGCCGCCGCGGCTCTGGCGGATGATGTCCACCCGGCCGCGGTTCGTGTTCTGCCCGCGTTTGGACGTCTTCACCACCGCATCCGCGGCTGGCGTTTCCCGGGGCGCGGGACCCTCAGGCAGGCCACCCAGCCCCCCAAGCGCCGCGAAAGGATCTGTTGGCGGATTCTTTCCTCCGCCCGCATCGCCGCTGTGCTTTCCGCTCATGCCGCCATTCAACCACGGATGCCACGGAGTTCACGTCATTTCCTCCCGGTGGGCAGCGGGGAAGCTGCGCCATCGTTCCGCCAGAGATGACGGGAGGATTGCAGCGGACGGGGTTTATGGATATACGGGCTGCCATGAAATTTCCCCTGATCTGCTCGCTGTGCCTGGCCGGGTTCTCCCTCGCCACGGAGCCGGTGACTTTCCCCATGGAGGTCGGGACCCTGAAGACGGTGGGAGCGGGAAGCCGCACGTATGATGGGGTGAAGGTGGTCAGCAAGGACGCCGTGGGCATCAAGATCATGCACGAAGGCGGGGACCTCACGCATCGCCTACGAAAAGTTGCCGCCGGATCTGAAGCAGCGTTTCGCCGTCGATCCCGAAGCGGCGAAGGCCCAATTGCGCAAGGAAGCGGAACAGAACGCCGCGCATGACCTCGCCGTGGGGGACGGCATGCAGACGCCCGGACAGGAAGGGGCGAAGACCACTCCGTCGGAGGGGGGCAAACCCCAACCGTCAGGCAAAGGGGTGGAGGATTCCGATGAGGTGCTCATCGAAAGGATACTGGCCGAGGACAAGCCGGATGCCACGGGCAGGACGAAAGCGGAGAAGGTCGTGTTGATGAAGGGTTACGTCGCCCGCCTGAAGCAGCAGATGGCGAAACTGGATGAGGAACTCAAACTCCGGGAGGAGCGTTATTCCCGCGGCAGTGCCCGAGCCGCCGACCGAGGGAAATACTTTTCAAGGGACAGGCAGGACTTCACTGAGGGTGGAAAGGGTTATACCGAAAGCGGAAAAGCATCCCTGGCAAGACGCGAGGAAAAGATGGCGGGACATCACGCGAAGTATCACGCCGCGCGTAAGCAGATCTATGACAAGCTGAAGGATGCCGAGAAGGATCTTTTCGATCTGGAGTTCGGCAACTGACGGCAGGAGGCGATGCCTCTGGACAGGATCCCGCGGATAGGTAGCCTCCGCCTCCCATGAAACCTGCCCTCCTGTTGCTTTCCTTTCTGGTCGCCAGCCTGTTCACCACGAGCTGCGCCACCTTCCCGAAGAACCAGCTTCCCAAGGTTTCAGCCACTCCCGCCTCCGGAGCGAAAAAGGTATCCCTCACTTACTCCCTCAAGTCCGGCCATGACCTGACTGGCAGCCGCACGGAAGGCACGGCCCAGCAGAACGGCATCTATGAAAAGGCGCTGGTCTCCGCCATGGAGAAGAGCGGGCGTTTCTCCTCCGTGAAGTCCGGCAAGGGCGGTGCCGTCCATCTGGATGTGGACATGCTCAACCACGGCAACGGCGGGCTGGCCTTCGTCTCCGGTTTCATTTCCGGCTTCTCCCTCTTCACCATCCCGGGCGGTGGCTCTGACAACTACACCCTCACCGCCAATGCCCGGACCTCCTCCGGCAGATCCCGCGAATACCGTCTGGACGATGGCGTGACCACCGTCTTCTGGCTGCCGCTGATTTTTGCCGCGCCCTTCGCCAATCCGCAGCAGGTCATGCCGCAGGTGCAGGAAAACATGTTCGCGAATCTGGTCCCCGCATTGGAAAAAGACGGCCTCATCCCCCGGAACTGAGCGCGTCCGTTTCCCGGGGGATCAGTCCGTGGACCCTCCGGAGGCCTTCACCCGGAGAAATCCTTTGTTGCCGGTCATGGGGATCGAGCGCTGGATGGTTTCAAAGGGTTCCCAACCCGTGAGGGTGTCGGATGTCTCGATGTCGAAGTCGATGTCCACGCCGGTTCCTGTTTTGCGCAGCAGCACCCCGCCGAAGCGGAGATCCTGGATGCTGTTCTCGTCGTAGAGGCCGAAGTCGATGGGCGACGCCTGGATCTGGGACAGGTGGTTGGAGCGGATCGCGCCGGCGAGGGCGGAGTAATCCACCGAGGGATCGAGCCCGTATCCTGCCACCCAGGCATCCGGCACGCCGTCGTTGTTGGAATCCTGCCCCGGATCGATCAGCCGGAAGGTGATTTCCCCCGCCAGATCCGCGCTGCTTTCCTGCCAGGGGGCATCGGTCAGGGACGCGGGGTCCCGTGTGTCATCGGAAGCGGTGTAGGCGGTTCCGGATGGATAGGGGTTGTCGTTCCTGGCAACCACCGCGCAGTGGGTGTGGTTGCCGCTGGTGAGCCCGAGGTTCTCGATGGAGGCGTAGGCGATGTAGTGTTTCCCCGGGGTCACGGGCAGGTCCAGGCCGGGAAAGGTGATGGTTTCGTTCCCGCCGGTTTCCGGGATGGTCTTGGTGGTGGATTCAAACAACGCACCGCCTGTGGGCCGCCTGAGGAGCGGATCCCACTCCGCGATGGTGAGGATGAAATCCGCCGGCTTGTCAGCGGTGGGGTTGATCCCGTTGAACCTGGCGTCCCGGAAAACAAAGCTCACCGAGCCGAGTGCCTGCGCCGTCGGCGGAGCCAGAAAGGACTGTCCCACGGTATGCCGGTGGAGCGGTGCTTCGAACCCTTCGTCCACCACTCCATCCTGGTCGTCGTCGATGCTGTTGCCGGGGATGTCGCCATGGGTGCCGAATGGGATCTGGATGGGGGTTCCCCCGCCGGGATCCGCAGTGAGTCCGTCAGGAACGGGAGACGCTTCGAGGATCAGCGACAGATCCCTGGAGGGGCTGGCGAGCCATGCTTCGGCAGCCACTCCGCCGATGCCCGTGGTTCCGTTGGTCTTGGTGACAAGCTGCCCGCCCGCATAGGGATTCCCATCCCGGCTGGCCACGGCCAGCAGGGTGTGGTTTCCCCTGGAAGGGGCGGGATCCTGGAGGATGAGGAAGATCACATGGGGGGCGTTGGCCTGGAGGGAGATGTTTCCGGTGGGGATCACATGGTCGTGGAACTGCCCGTCTTGTGGCGGTGTGATCACTCCGGACTGGAACAGGACATTTCCCGTCGGGCGGAGTTCCGCTTCATCCCATGCCATCAGAACCACCTTGAAGGGGGCGTCGATGTCATGCTCGGGGACTGCTCCGGAAAATTTCGTGTCCACCGTGCGGACAGTGACCTGGCTGAGGATGGGAAAGCCGGGAGGCAGTCTGAACGTCTGTCCCACGATGTGATGGATCGAAACAGGATCCTCCTCATCCGTCACTCCGTCCTGATCATCGTCAACGGAGTTTCCGGGAGTTTCGCCGTGATAACCGAATGGCGTGAGGGAGGCGGAACCTGCGGAGCGGGTGTCGATCAAGGTGCTTCCCAGTGCCGGTCCGGCGAACATGAGGATGGCGGGGACGATCCGGGAGTTCATCGCCTGCCATGCTACCAGATCCATCTCCCGGGAATCAAGGATTCCTTTGCCATGGTGTGCCCTGGGATTTCCCCCCGGCCCGTGGCCATTGACAAAGGGACGGTCGGTCGCCTTAGTTCCGCCCATGAATCAAATTCATGTTGGGATCGTGGGCTATGGAAATCTTGGGCGGGGCGCGGAGGCGGCCATTTCGATCAGCCAGGACATGGAGCTGAAGGCGGTATTCAGCCGCCGTGAGCTGGATCATCCGCTGTATGCGGCGATGGACGGAATCCTGGCGTGGAAGGACAAGCTGGACGTGCTGATCCTCTGTGGCGGCTCCGCCACCGACCTGCCGGTGCAAGGACCGGAACTGGCGGAGCATTTTACGATCGTGGACAGCTTCGACACCCACGCCCGCATTCCGGAATACCATGCGACGGTGGACCGAGCGGCGGACAAAAGTGGGAAGATCGCCGTCATTTCCACCGGCTGGGATCCGGGCCTGTTCTCGATCATGCGCGTGCTGTTCGAGGCGGTACTGCCTCAGGGCAAGGAATACACGTTCTGGGGCAAAGGGGTAAGTCAGGGCCACTCCGATGCGATCCGCCGGGTGCCCGGTGTGCGGGATGGCCGGCAATACACCATCCCGTCGGACGCGGCGCTGGAACAGGTGCGCGGTGGCGGGAATCCGGATCTGTCCACCCGGGAAAAGCACACCCGCGTTTGCCATGTGGTGCTGGAAGACGGCGCGGATGCGGCGGCGGTGGAAAGCGAGATCGTCAGCATGCCGAACTACTTCGCGGACTATGACACCACCGTGAATTTCATCAGCCCGGAGGAACTGCAGCGCGACCATGCGGGCCTGCCGCACGGAGGATTCGTCCTGCGGTCCGGTGAGACGACGTCCGGCAACAAGCACCTGGTCGAGTTCGGCATCAAACTGGACAGCAATCCGGAGTTCACTTCCAGTGTGCTCATCGCCTATGCCCGCGCGGCGGTCCGTCTTTCCCGGCGCGGGGAAAGCGGCGCCCGCACCGTGTTCGATATTCCGGTGGGACTCCTTTCGCCGCATTCCGCGGAGGAGTTGAGGAAAGCCGCGCTGTGATCCTCCGGATGCCTCTTCGGTCAGGGTTGGACACTTCCGGCCCTACTGCGGGGCTGTCAGCGCCCTGCCATTGTCCTGTGGGCCGAGGTGTTCGAGAAACGGCACTGTCTTTTTCGCCCACGTGACGGGATCCGGGTAGTCATGGGCGTCCTCGCCGAAGCTGCTCTGGAGCATCTCCGTGTCGATGATGCCAGGGTTCAGCGCCACCGCGGCCATCCCGCGGGGGAGTTCCTGGGACAGCGCCTGGGTGAGTCCTTCCACGCCCCACTTCGTGCAGCAATAAGGCGCGACCTCCGGTGAGGTGGAACGGCCCCAGCCTGAGGAAAAATTCACCACCACCCCGCTGCCGCGGCCGGTCATCGCGGGGAGGAAGGCCCACAGCACATGGTGGATGCCTTTCAGGTTCACGTCGATGACGCGGGAGAATTCTTCCGGTGGCACCTCCCACAGCGGGGCGTTGGCGTTGATGACGGCCGCATTGTTCAGCAGCAGATCCGGTGCGCCGGGGCCGTCCATCACATCCTGGGCGAAGGCGGCGACCTCTGCGGAAGAGGTCACATCGCACTGCCGGATGAAATGCCCGTCCCCCAGCTCCTCCGCCAGCCGGGCGGCTGCATCCGCTTTCGTTCCACAGCCGGAGACTTTCCAGCCGCGGGCCGCGAACGAGCGGGCCATTGCGAGGCCCAAGCCACGCGTGCATCCGGTGATGAGGACGTGTTTCATGGCATATTCCCTACCTGATCTGTTGGGGGAATGCACCCGCATTCCATCAAACCGTTATCGCTTGATCGCAAGGCTCGCGCATGGTCCATCTCCGTGGCCTCCACATGCCACTCCAAGAACCCGCCGCCGCCATCCATGCCGCCACGGAAACCGCCAGGAACCATGGCGTGGTTCCGGACCGGTGTGAGATCCTCCAGCGGGCGAACACCCTGGTGTTGCGCCTGACGGAGACATTGGTCGCGCGTGTCGTGCTGGATCTGGATGGTCCGCGCCAAGGATTGGAGTGGTTCGGTCGGGAGAATGCCGTGGCCCGCCACCTCGCGGAGCTGGGGGCACCGGTCATCCCCATGCATCCGGACATCCCTCCCGGCCCGCATGAACACTCGGGCTACCCGATCAATTTCTGGCAATATGTCACGCGGGTGGACGCGGAGCCTTCGCCACGGGAGATCGGCCGGACCTTGTTCCGCTGCCACGAACTCCTGCGCTCGTTCCGCGGTGAACTTCCGGAGCTGGCCATCCTGGTGGAGAGTCTGAACCTTCTGGACACCTTGGAGGAAAAGTCCGCGTTCCCTGCCTCCGTCATCCGGTTGTTGCGGGAGCGGCTGGTTTCCTCGCTGGCGGCATTGCGGAGTTTTCCGATGCAGCCGCTGCATGGCGACGCCCATCCGGGCAACCTCATGAACACCACCGGCGGGCTGCTATGGACGGATTGGGAGGATACCTTTTCAGGTCCAGTGGAGTGGGACCTCGCCTCCATCATCTGGAATGCCCGGCTGCTGGATGAGGACCATGAAACGGCGGACGGCATCCTTTCCGCCTACGAGGCGGAAGGTGGCATCATCCATCCGGACGCGCTGCACCACGGCATGGTCGCACGGGCGGCGGTGATGACCACCTGGTATCCCATCCTCTATCCGGAACCATCTGCGGAGCGTCAGGAAAAGCTCCGGCGGCGGCTGGAGTGGCTGGAGACCTGCTGAGCGCGAGGCCTTTGTGGCGGGCGAGCGGGAACGTGTGACAAATGCGTTTCTCTTGCACATTTGCGGGCGGCTTCCACAGTTCTGCCCGCCCATGACCTCATCCGCGTCCCCAAGTCCCGGCTGGCACCGGTTCCTCACCCAACTCGCCATGGTGGTCCGCCTGATCCTGTGGATCCTCGTCTGCCTCTGCATTTCACGCGGGCTGCTGGTCTGGCTCAACCGCCACGCCATGGATGGTGCGACCACAGGTTTGGACTATCTCGAAGCCATGGCCGTCGGCCTGCGGTTCGATGGCCGGATCGCCGCATTCCTGGTGACCCCGTCCGTCATTCTCAGCGCGCTGTGTCTGAAATTCGATCTCACGAAGGCGACCCGCCGCACCACGCTGGCCGCGGGTTTCATTTTCACCATCCTGTGGCTGCTCCTCGGCACCATCACGCTCGGTTATTTCAGGGAGTATCACAACCAGTTCGACCCCCACGTGCTGGGCGTGGTCTATGATGACTTCGACGCGGTGGTGCAGACCATCTGGAAGACCTATCCGGTCGTGCGTGGCATCCTGGTGTTGCTGGCGCTCATGGCCGGTCTCTGCTGGCTGATGAGGCGCTGGGTGCTGCTGGATATCCCGAGCCGCTTTCCCGCCGCCCCCCGTGCGCTGCCGGGCAGAATCGCGTGGACGCTGGCGATTCTCTTTGTGCTGGTCGTGGGTCTCCGCGGGGCCGTGAAAGGAAGGCCCGTGCAGGAGAAAGACGCGGGCTGCACCGGTGACCAGGTGCTCAACCGCTGCGTGGTGAATCCGTTTTTCGCCCTGCACTACGCCATCGGCGCGCACCGCAGGTTGATGGACCAGGGTGGGCTGGACCAGTATCTGGACGAAAAGGAACTGATGTCCGCCTTTCGCGAGTTCGCCGGAACGGATGATCTGAAAACGGTGGACGACGCTTTCCTGAAGAAAGCCGCGGGACCGTCAGGACCGAGGCCGCAGCACATCTTCGTCGTGCTGCTCGAAAGCTATGACGGCTGGACGATGATGCCGGCGCATGCCGCGTGGGACATCGCGCCGAACATGCTGCGTCTCGGGGAGGAAGGGGCGCGGGTCACCCGGTTCGTCGCCGCCTCGCGCAGCACCATGACGTCGCTGTCATCCGTCATCTCCGGCCTGGCGGATGCCGGTGTCATCACCAACGAACGCTCCCGCCCCGGGCAGCCTCCGTTCGCCACTTCGGTCGCCGCGCAGATGAACGGCCTCGGTTTTGAAACGCACTTCTTCTACTCCGGTCTGGGCACCTGGCAGAGGGTGGAGGATTTCGCGAAAGAACAGGGCTTCAAGCACACCCACATGGGACCGGACATGCCCAACAGTCCCGGCTCGAACGAATGGGGCGTCACCGACCGTGACCTCTACCAATACATCGAGAAGACCATCCGCCCGGACGTTCCCAGCTTCAGCGTGATCATGACCGCCTCCAACCACCGGCCGTTCAGCATCGATCTGGCGAAGGAAGGTTGCGAGGTGAAGGTGCCGGCGACTGGCTACCCGGCCTTCGACGAGGGAAATGCCACCCTGCGGATGCTGGGCCACCACAAGTACTCCGACAAATGCGTGGGCGAGTTCGTGGAGCGGATGGATGCGAAAGCCCCCGGTTGCTTCTTCGCACTTACAGCGGACCACTGGGGGCGTGCGTTCCCCGGACCCCGCCCCACCATGATGGAGCAGGCCTTGGTTCCACTGGTCCTCTGGCAGAAAGGACGGACTTTCCCCGATCTCTCAGGCGTGGGAGGCAGCCACTATGATCTTGGAGCCACCGTCATCGAGCTGGTCGCCCCGCAGGGTGCATCCTATTACGCCATCGGGAGAAACCTCCTTGGGGCGAATCCTCCGGTCCACGCCCAGTCCCGGCTGTGGGACATCGGTCCGGATTCGATCGTCGCGATGGGAGGCGAGGGGCGGATGGAGACGCTGGATGGCAAGACCTTGGCCCAGCCTCCGGCGGATCTCCCGCAACAGCTCCGCCTCTACAATCTCGTCCACGGCCTGTCGTGGTGGAGGCTGATCGAAGGGAACGAATTCCCGAAGTAGGCTCCATCACTCAACGGTCCGGATTCGTCGGGGAAAGATGCCCCAGCATGAAACGCACCACCGGAGCGGGGTCGTCCAATCCGTGGGGGTGGTGGCCCGCGGCGTGATGGAGGACGGTGATGTCGCCGCCCAGCTCCCGGTAGCGCTTTGCCAGGATGGCGGTGTTTTCCGCCACCGGCACCACATCATCCGCATCCCCCACCACATGGAGGAGCGGAACCTTTGCCGCCGCGAGGCGTGCGAGTGGTTTTTCATCGAGGGCGTTTTCCTGGAATGCCTTCGCCTCCTCATCGCTTTTCCAGCCGTAGAGATTCTTCGCGTGCTGCCAGTCCTTCGGGCTTCCCTTGCCCTTGCCAAATCCGCCCGGCCAGCTTTTCAGGTCACAGACCGGTGCATCCCCGTAGATGAAGACGACCTTGTCCGGGTTCCGCTGTGCCCAGCGGTAGGCCATGAAACCGCCACGGGAAATGCCGATGAGCCCCACCTTCGCGGCGAACCCTTTTGAGACCATTACCTTGTGGAACTCGTCCATCAGCCGGAGCTGCTCCTCGCAGCCCAACCGGTTGAAATCACTGATGTGCGCGTGATGGATGCCCTTTTCCAGCAACTGCGGAACACCGGTCCGGTCCGTGAAGGCATCCGGAAACTCCGTGCACCAGGTCCACGGCCTGCCCGGCAGGGGATTGGCCGGTTCCACCACCCATGCCTTGTGGCCGGACACTTCGAATTTGTGCCGGGTATGGCCGCGCCATTGGTCCGTGGTCCCGGGGGCGGAGACGGTGGATGGTGCCTGCGCGCTTCCTGCAGTTGGGAGAAGGAACACCGCGAGGGCGACGAGCAGGGAGGTGATGGATCGGGAACGGCTCATGGAATGGGAATCACCCTCATACGGAAGGAGATCGGGATTGTTTGCTTCGGGTGTCCGGCCGGGATGGAAGCTCGACATTTCATTGGGTGGGGTGGACATTCAGGGCATATGAAGTGGTCCGTTCCATCCGCCTCCGTGTTGGCCCTGGTGATGATGACACTGCCTTCCTGTGAAAAGGTGAAGGAGATCGCGGACAAGGTCGCTCCCCAGAAACAAACGGAAGCGAAGGCCACTCCTCCTGAAGCCACCGAGAACCAGACGCCGCCGATGCTGGGGAAGCTGAAGGAAAAAATGGAGACGTACCGCGGTGCTGCCGTCACATCCCCTGCGGTGAGTAACCTGGGGGAGAATGATTACGAATCGTTCATCACCACACGTGGCAAGCTGGTGGTGGTGGACTACCATGCGGATTGGTGCGGTCCCTGCAAGATGCTGTCACCGGTGCTGGAGCGGCTGGCCGCTGAGTCCGGGGGGAAGGTGATCATCGGAAAGATCGATGTGGATGCGAACCCCACGCTCGCGGAAAAGGCGGGGATACGCAGCATCCCGGATGTGCGGGTTTTCCGGGATGGCAAGCAGGTGGATCGTTTCATCGGCGTGCTGAAGGAAGGCGACATCCGGAAGATGTTCGCGAAGCATTCCGCCGGATTGGAAACCAAGGCCCCGGCCGTGGCTGATGGCGGAGCGACCTCGCCCGCTGCCACCGGACCGGCGTCCGCGGCAGGGACATCCCCCACCTTCCAGCGCATGGACAAGAACTGGATGCCCCCGGGAATCCAGAAACGCTGAAAGCCGGCAAGACGGGGGATTCCGCGAGCGTTTCATCCGGAATGAAAACCCTCCTCATTTCGTTGTCCATCCTGTGCCGCGCGTCTTTCGCCGCCGCCCTGCCGGTTGTGGATCTCTCCGCGGATGTGGAGCGCCAGGTGGTGGTGGAGGCAGGCACCCCGGAGATCTATCAGGGTCACCCGACCACGGCTCTGCTGCGGGATGGCCGGACCCTCCTCGCCGTATGGACCCTGGGTCACGGCGGACCCTGCGGGCCGATGAAGAGGAGCGACGACGGCGGGAAAACCTGGAGCGCCTTGTTGCCGGTGCCGGAGGACTGGAAGACCGTCCGCAACTGCCCGGCGATCTACCAGCTTGCCGATCCGCAGGGGAAGACACGGCTCATCGTTTTCGCGGGGCAAGGGCCCGGCGGCTCCCGGCAGCCTGACAACGGGATGATGCACCAGTCGGTCTCAGAGGACGGCGGAAAGACATGGTCCGCCATGAAACCGAACGGCCTGGAATGCGTGATGCC
The nucleotide sequence above comes from Akkermansiaceae bacterium. Encoded proteins:
- a CDS encoding PEP-CTERM sorting domain-containing protein (PEP-CTERM proteins occur, often in large numbers, in the proteomes of bacteria that also encode an exosortase, a predicted intramembrane cysteine proteinase. The presence of a PEP-CTERM domain at a protein's C-terminus predicts cleavage within the sorting domain, followed by covalent anchoring to some some component of the (usually Gram-negative) cell surface. Many PEP-CTERM proteins exhibit an unusual sequence composition that includes large numbers of potential glycosylation sites. Expression of one such protein has been shown restore the ability of a bacterium to form floc, a type of biofilm.), with the protein product MKPLLFCCVFCAPFSMAGAAVLTGSVTSSGLGANIDLSARGTLGWAAWNYTSTTTATGGGTIDASSRKSGGPTVGNAGYISAIGVGGTATSIRGVGGTTTTFSFTGGTGAATTFGPATMGGVIAGDLNAVGHGVSLSILGDPSLTYRVSVWVTGQGATGTMTATLPGATTPSLTMVHGNDSRNLGLFTYDFRPDTAGQALNLTYTLTTDNTYLSSHVGIQAVSVEVIPEPSSAIALVGGLALLGLRRRR
- a CDS encoding translation initiation factor produces the protein MSGKHSGDAGGGKNPPTDPFAALGGLGGLPEGPAPRETPAADAVVKTSKRGQNTNRGRVDIIRQSRGGKGITVAKNFIGISLAEKQELAKKMQKACSVGGTVKDGCIEIQGDKREEMKRILTEAGFRPVFAGG
- a CDS encoding diaminopimelate dehydrogenase, translated to MNQIHVGIVGYGNLGRGAEAAISISQDMELKAVFSRRELDHPLYAAMDGILAWKDKLDVLILCGGSATDLPVQGPELAEHFTIVDSFDTHARIPEYHATVDRAADKSGKIAVISTGWDPGLFSIMRVLFEAVLPQGKEYTFWGKGVSQGHSDAIRRVPGVRDGRQYTIPSDAALEQVRGGGNPDLSTREKHTRVCHVVLEDGADAAAVESEIVSMPNYFADYDTTVNFISPEELQRDHAGLPHGGFVLRSGETTSGNKHLVEFGIKLDSNPEFTSSVLIAYARAAVRLSRRGESGARTVFDIPVGLLSPHSAEELRKAAL
- a CDS encoding SDR family oxidoreductase, which codes for MKHVLITGCTRGLGLAMARSFAARGWKVSGCGTKADAAARLAEELGDGHFIRQCDVTSSAEVAAFAQDVMDGPGAPDLLLNNAAVINANAPLWEVPPEEFSRVIDVNLKGIHHVLWAFLPAMTGRGSGVVVNFSSGWGRSTSPEVAPYCCTKWGVEGLTQALSQELPRGMAAVALNPGIIDTEMLQSSFGEDAHDYPDPVTWAKKTVPFLEHLGPQDNGRALTAPQ
- a CDS encoding aminoglycoside phosphotransferase family protein, yielding MPLQEPAAAIHAATETARNHGVVPDRCEILQRANTLVLRLTETLVARVVLDLDGPRQGLEWFGRENAVARHLAELGAPVIPMHPDIPPGPHEHSGYPINFWQYVTRVDAEPSPREIGRTLFRCHELLRSFRGELPELAILVESLNLLDTLEEKSAFPASVIRLLRERLVSSLAALRSFPMQPLHGDAHPGNLMNTTGGLLWTDWEDTFSGPVEWDLASIIWNARLLDEDHETADGILSAYEAEGGIIHPDALHHGMVARAAVMTTWYPILYPEPSAERQEKLRRRLEWLETC
- a CDS encoding sulfatase-like hydrolase/transferase; the protein is MTSSASPSPGWHRFLTQLAMVVRLILWILVCLCISRGLLVWLNRHAMDGATTGLDYLEAMAVGLRFDGRIAAFLVTPSVILSALCLKFDLTKATRRTTLAAGFIFTILWLLLGTITLGYFREYHNQFDPHVLGVVYDDFDAVVQTIWKTYPVVRGILVLLALMAGLCWLMRRWVLLDIPSRFPAAPRALPGRIAWTLAILFVLVVGLRGAVKGRPVQEKDAGCTGDQVLNRCVVNPFFALHYAIGAHRRLMDQGGLDQYLDEKELMSAFREFAGTDDLKTVDDAFLKKAAGPSGPRPQHIFVVLLESYDGWTMMPAHAAWDIAPNMLRLGEEGARVTRFVAASRSTMTSLSSVISGLADAGVITNERSRPGQPPFATSVAAQMNGLGFETHFFYSGLGTWQRVEDFAKEQGFKHTHMGPDMPNSPGSNEWGVTDRDLYQYIEKTIRPDVPSFSVIMTASNHRPFSIDLAKEGCEVKVPATGYPAFDEGNATLRMLGHHKYSDKCVGEFVERMDAKAPGCFFALTADHWGRAFPGPRPTMMEQALVPLVLWQKGRTFPDLSGVGGSHYDLGATVIELVAPQGASYYAIGRNLLGANPPVHAQSRLWDIGPDSIVAMGGEGRMETLDGKTLAQPPADLPQQLRLYNLVHGLSWWRLIEGNEFPK
- a CDS encoding prolyl oligopeptidase family serine peptidase → MSRSRSITSLLVALAVFLLPTAGSAQAPSTVSAPGTTDQWRGHTRHKFEVSGHKAWVVEPANPLPGRPWTWCTEFPDAFTDRTGVPQLLEKGIHHAHISDFNRLGCEEQLRLMDEFHKVMVSKGFAAKVGLIGISRGGFMAYRWAQRNPDKVVFIYGDAPVCDLKSWPGGFGKGKGSPKDWQHAKNLYGWKSDEEAKAFQENALDEKPLARLAAAKVPLLHVVGDADDVVPVAENTAILAKRYRELGGDITVLHHAAGHHPHGLDDPAPVVRFMLGHLSPTNPDR
- the trxA gene encoding thioredoxin, yielding MKWSVPSASVLALVMMTLPSCEKVKEIADKVAPQKQTEAKATPPEATENQTPPMLGKLKEKMETYRGAAVTSPAVSNLGENDYESFITTRGKLVVVDYHADWCGPCKMLSPVLERLAAESGGKVIIGKIDVDANPTLAEKAGIRSIPDVRVFRDGKQVDRFIGVLKEGDIRKMFAKHSAGLETKAPAVADGGATSPAATGPASAAGTSPTFQRMDKNWMPPGIQKR